The proteins below come from a single Micropterus dolomieu isolate WLL.071019.BEF.003 ecotype Adirondacks linkage group LG05, ASM2129224v1, whole genome shotgun sequence genomic window:
- the fam20b gene encoding glycosaminoglycan xylosylkinase, giving the protein MCVLSRWEYDESYCEAVKKMPPYDAGPRLLDVIDTAIFDYLIGNADRHHYESFQDDGGASMLILLDNAKSFGNAALDERSILAPLYQCCMVRVSTWNRLNLLRGGALSSAMRQALAFDPIHPILAETHLTALDRRLSGVIATVKQCMEAQGPDNTLIEDRMNLPHP; this is encoded by the exons ATGTGTGTATTGTCCAGGTGGGAGTACGATGAGAGTTACTGCGAGGCGGTGAAGAAAATGCCTCCATACGATGCAGGACCAAGGCTGCTGGACGTCATCGACACAGCCATATTTGATTATCTCATTGGGAACGCTGATCGGCATCACTATGAGAGTTTCCAGGATGATGGCGGTGCCAGCATGCTCATCCTGCTCGACAACGCTAAGAG CTTCGGGAACGCAGCTCTGGATGAGCGAAGTATCCTAGCACCACTCTATCAGTGCTGCAT GGTTCGTGTGTCCACATGGAACAGGTTAAACCTGCTGAGAGGCGGAGCTCTGAGTTCAGCTATGCGGCAGGCTCTGGCATTCGACCCTATCCACCCGATCCTGGCTGAGACGCACCTCACAGCCCTCGACAGGCGTCTGTCTGGAGTCATTGCAACTGTCAAGCAGTGTATGGAGGCACAGGGCCCTGACAACACTCTAATAGAGGACCGAATGAATCTCCCACATCCCTAG